Proteins encoded in a region of the Paenibacillus sp. W2I17 genome:
- a CDS encoding ROK family transcriptional regulator encodes MLQEFVGLMSPKTKSLKALYSLVRKHGPIRINELVELSGYKHSTCSRLVEELVQAGLIYDSGSAESKVGRKPAFYVITPDSHYMVGVEISSLFIVILLLDLNLQVLEEVKFKMDFNSPPQSTLNLISDSIEDMLLRHHVQQKHLLGIGVGAIGSIERENGTIHFKDDLSNDWNQLNIIESLEKRFSTVVLLDHGANLAALGEYRSNYWRETENLVYTSSGIGIRSGIILQGQVVGSKLDMDESFGHITVDVHGRKCACGAYGCLEAYSSLPAVREEVIRQIKRGKSSSLLDTPLQADDIQFHHILDALKQGDPLCSDVVRDAAYYYGIGITNLIQLLRPDIVIIGGGLGGNIDFYEMTLKTVQERTKQYKNLQVKIIRASSGYNAVAVGAGCMIFDYFLEEKTAHAEPKHVIT; translated from the coding sequence ATGTTACAGGAATTTGTAGGTCTAATGTCTCCTAAGACAAAAAGTTTAAAAGCTCTGTATTCATTAGTCCGCAAACATGGCCCCATACGTATTAATGAGTTGGTCGAACTAAGCGGATATAAACATTCAACCTGCTCCCGGCTTGTTGAAGAATTAGTACAGGCTGGCCTGATATACGACAGCGGATCAGCAGAATCCAAAGTTGGGCGTAAGCCTGCATTTTATGTCATTACACCTGATTCTCACTATATGGTAGGTGTTGAGATATCCAGTTTATTTATTGTCATTTTGCTCCTTGACTTGAATTTGCAGGTTTTGGAAGAGGTTAAGTTCAAAATGGATTTTAATTCTCCCCCTCAATCTACACTAAATCTGATCAGTGACAGTATTGAGGATATGCTGCTTCGGCACCATGTGCAGCAGAAACATTTGCTTGGAATCGGTGTAGGTGCTATTGGGTCGATTGAAAGGGAGAACGGTACTATCCATTTTAAAGATGATCTCTCCAATGACTGGAATCAGTTAAATATCATTGAGTCCCTGGAAAAACGGTTCTCTACGGTTGTTCTGCTGGATCATGGAGCTAATTTAGCTGCTTTGGGTGAATATCGAAGCAATTACTGGAGGGAAACCGAGAATCTTGTGTACACCTCTTCCGGCATTGGCATTCGAAGCGGCATTATCCTACAAGGACAAGTTGTCGGCAGCAAGCTGGATATGGATGAATCCTTTGGTCATATTACTGTAGATGTTCATGGGAGAAAATGCGCTTGTGGAGCATATGGATGCCTGGAAGCGTACAGCAGCCTGCCTGCTGTTCGAGAGGAAGTGATTCGTCAAATAAAGCGTGGGAAATCATCTTCACTCCTGGACACACCTCTCCAAGCAGATGACATTCAATTTCATCACATATTAGATGCCTTGAAACAGGGAGACCCGCTGTGTTCAGATGTTGTACGGGACGCTGCCTACTACTACGGCATTGGTATTACCAATCTTATTCAGTTGCTCCGTCCGGATATTGTTATTATCGGAGGCGGGCTGGGGGGTAATATTGACTTCTATGAAATGACATTAAAAACGGTGCAAGAGCGCACGAAGCAGTATAAAAACCTACAAGTCAAAATTATTAGAGCATCTAGCGGCTATAATGCAGTCGCTGTAGGAGCAGGCTGTATGATATTTGATTATTTCCTGGAAGAAAAAACAGCTCACGCTGAACCCAAACATGTTATAACTTGA